A genomic segment from Malus domestica chromosome 05, GDT2T_hap1 encodes:
- the LOC103435425 gene encoding G-type lectin S-receptor-like serine/threonine-protein kinase At4g27290 isoform X8, producing MRNHTCKKGVEGTIEVLDFHCFPTNLMKNPLKASTKMCLLLLYSTLLLIVAAVFSIADDGTSTFQSISDGETVVSTGGTFELGFYSPDASNRRYVGIWYKKISVKTIVWVANRDTPLTDLFGVLKITNPGILVLNHNMSTIWSSNTSRTAQNPVARLLDSGNLVVVDRSDDDPENFLWQSFDYPGDTCLPGAKLGRNTVTGFNWHLRSWKSPQDPSPGNYTYQFGPKGYAEMFLREGSVIKFRSGPWNGVRFSGMPQLSPNPIYTYGLVFETDEMYYSYKLRNNSILSNMVLTSEGLSRRYIWIDRTKDWFLYLTAQIDNCNNYAFCGVYGTCNIEKSPVCSCLKGFTPKFPNEWDLVDWSNGCVRKTSLNCTGDVFQKYSGLKLPSTEQSWFNRSMNLKECEMVCMKNCSCTAYTNLDIRDGGSGCLLWYGDLIDIRYLAENGQDIYIRMASSELDNTKIDAKYSESNVKKMRIIISTTVLSTGLLIMGLALLFYVWKKQHQKGGKLGCGQKEDLELPLFDLMTVVSATSNFSSENKLGEGGFGSVFKGTMKDGQEIAVKKLSKSSQQGLDEFKNEVTHIAKLQHRNLVKLLGYCIQEDEMMLIYEYMPNKSLDFFIFDQRRRMLLDWPKRFEIINGIARGILYLHQDSRLRVIHRDLKASNILLGSEFNPKISDFGLARSFGGNETKTKTKKVVGTYGYMSPEYAIDGFYSIKSDVYSFGVMVLEIVSGSRNRGFSHPDHKLNLLGHAWMLHTEEESRR from the exons atgcGAAATCATACATGTAAGAAGGGCGTAGAGGGAACAATTGAGGTCTTAGATTTTCATTGCTTTCCCacgaatttaatgaaaaatccatTGAAAGCTTCAACCAAGATGTGCTTGCTTCTTTTGTACTCTACTTTGCTGCTCATTGTTGCAGCAGTATTCTCCATAGCTGATGACGGCACAAGTACATTTCAGTCCATTAGTGACGGTGAGACTGTAGTTTCAACTGGCGGAACATTTGAGCTAGGATTTTACAGTCCCGATGCTTCTAATAGACGGTATGTGGGGATATGGTACAAGAAGATTTCTGTTAAAACCATTGTATGGGTTGCCAACAGAGACACACCCCTCACTGATTTGTTTGGCGTCCTGAAGATCACCAACCCCGGAATACTTGTCCTCAACCACAACATGAGCACAATTTGGTCCTCCAACACATCGAGAACTGCACAGAATCCAGTGGCACGTCTTTTGGACTCGGGTAATCTTGTTGTGGTAGATAGGAGTGATGATGACCCTGAGAACTTTCTGTGGCAAAGTTTTGATTACCCTGGCGATACATGCCTACCAGGTGCGAAGCTTGGTAGGAACACAGTTACAGGCTTCAATTGGCATCTTAGATCATGGAAAAGTCCTCAGGATCCTTCTCCAGGTAATTATACATATCAATTTGGTCCCAAAGGATATGCAGAAATGTTTCTGAGGGAAGGTTCTGTCATAAAATTTCGGAGTGGACCATGGAATGGAGTCCGGTTCAGTGGAATGCCGCAGTTAAGTCCAAACCCTATATACACATACGGTCTTGTTTTTGAGACTGATGAAATGTACTACAGTTACAAGCTTCGCAACAACTCAATCCTTTCGAACATGGTGTTAACTTCAGAGGGGCTTTCACGGCGCTATATATGGATTGATAGAACCAAAGATTGGTTTCTTTACCTAACAGCCCAGATTGATAACTGTAACAACTATGCATTCTGTGGTGTATATGGCACATGTAACATTGAAAAGTCCCCGGTATGTAGCTGTTTGAAAGGATTTACCCCAAAGTTTCCAAACGAATGGGATTTGGTGGATTGGTCAAATGGCTGTGTGAGAAAGACTTCTCTAAATTGCACCGGAGACGTGTTCCAAAAGTACTCGGGGTTGAAATTGCCTAGCACAGAACAATCCTGGTTTAACAGAAGTATGAACCTCAAGGAATGTGAGATGGTGTGCATGAAGAACTGCTCCTGCACGGCTTATACAAATTTGGATATCCGAGATGGAGGAAGCGGGTGTTTGCTGTGGTACGGCGATCTAATTGATATAAGATACTTGGCTGAAAACGGGCAAGATATTTATATAAGAATGGCTTCATCGGAACTAG ACAATACAAAGATCGACGCTAAATACTCTGAATCCAAtgtgaagaaaatgagaatcATAATAAGCACTACTGTGTTGTCTACCGGACTGCTGATCATGGGCCTGGCCCTGCTGTTTTATGTTTGGAAGAAGCAGCACCAGAAAGGTG GAAAACTGGGATGCGGCCAAAAGGAGGATCTTGAATTACCGTTATTTGATTTGATGACTGTAGTTTCTGCAACCAGTAACTTTTCAAGTGAAAACAAACTTGGTGAAGGAGGTTTCGGATCTGTCTTTAAG GGTACAATGAAAGATGGACAAGAAATCGCAGTGAAAAAGCTTTCAAAAAGTTCTCAACAAGGGCTCGACgagttcaagaatgaagttACACATATTGCCAAACTTCAGCACAGGAATCTAGTGAAGCTTCTTGGATACTGCATTCAAGAAGACGAGATGATGCTGATCTACGAGTACATGCCTAACAAGAGCTTAGACTTCTTTATATTCG atcaaagaagaaggatgtTATTAGACTGGCCGAAGCGCTTTGAAATTATTAATGGGATAGCTCGAGGGATCctctatcttcatcaagattctAGACTGAGAGTTATCCATAGAGATCTCAAAGCAAGTAACATTTTGTTAGGCAGTGAATTTAATCCGAAAATCTCAGACTTTGGCCTGGCTAGAAGCTTTGGAGGAAATGAAACGAAAACAAAAACGAAGAAAGTGGTCGGAACATA CGGTTACATGTCCCCAGAATATGCAATTGATGGTTTCTACTCTATAAAGTCCGACGTCTATAGCTTTGGTGTTATGGTGCTAGAGATAGTGAGTGGGAGCAGAAATAGAGGATTCTCTCATCCAGACCACAAACTCAACCTTCTTGGACAT GCGTGGATGCTACACACAGAAG AGGAATCCAGAAGATAG